In Gossypium hirsutum isolate 1008001.06 chromosome A10, Gossypium_hirsutum_v2.1, whole genome shotgun sequence, the DNA window atgaaaaataatactcagatatgaaacattaaataaaagaaacttcctgtaaaaactttgcatcttgctgtcaaagaaattgaaaatgatGGACGATAAATTTGATTGTCTataaaaggaactatcactttgagcaagatcgtgctgataatgtgttattaaataaagagagataggaagaataaagaacaaataaaatattaaagcaatataaaatgtactttattgataaaaaaaggggtgattacaatgcttcatcagagcctctatttataggcataagaagtataaaagaagtagagatctaattctaataactattagaatttaaagtatatcaaaactttaTCATGATCATgatagacatccacttaataagagattcataacataattattttttatttaaaattataaacataaataagtattttcttaaaattgagtattttttttgaaaaagaaactgatattcattaataataaataatggttGAGTGGCTCTAAAAAAAAGTCTGACAGAAACAGAACGTCAAGAGCAATAACcacacaacaaaagaaaaaaatccaaACACAAAACAGGCAGAGCACAAAAAAAAGCAAAAGACAAACCACAGCCACAAACCAAAACCACATGCATAAAATCCCACAATGAATACCATTCAAGACTTTCCAAAACAAAAACACGTCACAGCCTGGGGGAACAGAAAGAGAACAGCTTTGAAAGCCAACAATGGAGATTCTACCGAACCTTCTCCAATCTTCAAAGCCCACAAGAACTCAACGCCGATGAAACTACACAGACGTATCCATCTCCACCAATGTTGCAACATGATCTGGTGCCTCCTCAACCTAGAAGCATGGGGTGTGGCGATAGCGTCCATTCATCGCCAGAGCATGTGCCGCCCTATTAACATCTCTGGGAACAAAATGGCAAGCAATTTCCTCAAAATGCCTCTCTAATAGCCAAATACTCTGTGATATTGGTCTAAAAATAGATCTATCCATTTTGTTCGAGTTTAAATTCTTAATATTTGTAAGGGAATCTCCTTCGAGAATGAGTTTTTTGAAACCCATGTCCAGTGCAAAATAAAGAGCCCTTTCACATGCTCGCGCTTCTGCTGCAAAAGCATTAGCCACATCCATAGAAGGGTAAGTGCAAGCACCCACTATCTGGCCTTCTCTATCTGTAGCTAACACTCTTGCAATAGAAACATTAGTGCTATCCATAAAAGAAGTATCAAAATTCAGCTTAATAGTCCCTATTGTAGGTGGTCGCCACAAAAAATTTCGTAGTACTTTAGAGGGAGAACCAATGACCCTACTAATACTGAAATCCTGAGCATAACTCTGAACAAAGCCCATAATTTCATTCATATCAAAGTTGAGTCCTTCATttaccatttttttcattttataccaAAGAGCCCATAAAGAAATAGTTATGAGTTTCTTGGAATTCATATCAGCAGTAAGAAAACTACTTACAAAATGTGTTTTTCCATCTGAAGTATTTATGTTGATCTCAAAGGCGAGGTGCAGTTTAGACCAGAGTTGTTGCAGAACACTACAATACCATAATAAATGGTGCACATCCTTTGGAGCCTCCTTCCATAAAGGATAGACAATATTCACACGCAATCTCCTTTTGGCCAAATTAAAGAAATGAGGCACATAATCCTTTAGGAGACGCCATAAATGAATCTTTATTTTAGCAGAGAGCTGTAGGTTCCAAAATGATGTATAGAGCATTTTGTAATTATCATTTGTGGTCAAATTACAATTTGTATATTGAGTCATGTTTGTAAGTAACGTTCGATACCCATTCTTCACCGAATACTCCCTAGAAGTATTGTAGCGCCAAACCAACATATCCAGAGCATTACAACTAGCAAAAGGAATGTTAAGTATACACTGAGCTTGAACTGAATCAACTTTCCTGCAAATCACCTCCTTATCCCAGATACcaatgtaacagctcgtttttgggttaaatcagaatagtagtttcgggaccacaaatatgaagtataaatgttaattttattatttatttaaggtcTACAATATGACTGaataattgtatgaaaatttcgttaagaaattttatcgataaagcgtccaatttgactaataggactaaattgcaataggtgcaaaatatgtgttctagaagctagaggtgtctaattgctatgaaattttaaattggacgtctttaaatggtaattagaccattatactctaatttggacaaaaatagacatgattAGGTGAACtttcaaagtttggcattaagggcattttggtcatttggttaataaagacaaaataaaacaaataaaagatgtcatcttctcaatttcatcctccttgtgccgaaatttcaagggtcactatagctagggttttggccaagctttcaagctcgattgtaagtccgtctttgtcctgtttttaatgatttttacgtttttgtgaatgttgtaacttgatttagctattctaaggactaatttgaaataaaatcaaagtctaaaattttaccgaTGTTGAATACttgtgtattttgatatttaatggtagaaaatacatgttgggtgttagataaacaacatttacgaagtgattttgataaaaatgtcaaataatgacctatttgtaaagttgtgaaatgtgtgtcaaaatgtgaataaataaaaaatgtgggATGTTATGAGTAATGaataggtttggctaggcttgggtgtgatgaaattgaatgaaaatcattttactagcctaaggactaaaatgtaaaaagttaaaaagttaggggcaaaaatttaatttttgccataaggtgttttggggattaaattgaataatgtgatgattgaataagttaaatttgatattatagatcaagaaagaagaggttctgacctagactgaggaaagaacaaggttgtggactaaatcgaactattagccattttgtaccaaggtaagttcgtatgttaaaaattagctttagaataattgtacttaaatgctttaatattgcatgaattgtatgtttaaGTATGTGAATGAGTATAATTCTACGAACGAGTTCAACGACGATTCGGTAAGTGAAAAGTAccgttgaaccttaagaatagagtAACATACAAgagacatgtcactagggtcattatatgttatgtgattatgtgatttgggtgctggtcttgtatgtcctaccgatggctgagtataccgacatatgttgcagatacttgacagcttgtgtg includes these proteins:
- the LOC107895773 gene encoding uncharacterized protein, whose translation is MVNEGLNFDMNEIMGFVQSYAQDFSISRVIGSPSKVLRNFLWRPPTIGTIKLNFDTSFMDSTNVSIARVLATDREGQIVGACTYPSMDVANAFAAEARACERALYFALDMGFKKLILEGDSLTNIKNLNSNKMDRSIFRPISQSIWLLERHFEEIACHFVPRDVNRAAHALAMNGRYRHTPCF